Part of the Solidesulfovibrio fructosivorans JJ] genome is shown below.
GTGCGCTGGCAGACGGACTTTCCCCAGGTGCTGGCCATGTCCATGAGCGTGAACCTCTCGGCCAAGCAGCTCACCCAGCCGACCCTGGTCGAGGACGTGGAGCGCATCCTGCGCGCCACCGGGCTCGATCCGCATGCGCTCAAGCTCGAGATCACGGAAACGGTCATCATGGACAACCCGGAAGTGTCGATCCTGCGGCTCAAACGCCTCAAGGCGCTCGGGGTACGCCTGTCGGTGGACGATTTCGGCACCGGCTACTCGTCGCTGTCCTATCTCCAACGCTTTCCCATCGACACGCTCAAGGTCGACCGCACCTTCGTCAGCGAGATCGAAGCCAACGAGAACCGCAAGATCGTCGGCGCGGTGGTGGCGCTGGCCCACAGCCTGGGCCTCGACGTGGTGGCCGAGGGCGTGGAGCTGGAGGCCCAGTCGGCGGTGCTGACCGACTTCGCCTGCGAGGCCGGCCAGGGCTTTCTCTTCTCGCGGCCCATCGCCCGGGAGGATGTGGAGCGCATGCTCGATAGCGGCGGCTGCGCCCTGGGGCAGGCCGAACCGTAGGCGAGGATTCCCTTTCCGACCCCGAAGCGATCGGGCATTTTTCCGATCCCTCGATCCCTGGCGCGGCCAACCATTTTTCCTCAATAACCATGGCGAGGTGCGTATCCTTCCGCCCCGCCGAAGGCTTTTGGCCGACGGCCAAGTATTGCGGCCGCCGGCTCCGCGCTCTTGTTTTTTCCCAACACCTAGGGCAGATTGTTTTTTGTCACTAAAGTAATATGCATCATAACCTGCCGTAGCGTGTTGAAGGATGTGGAAGCCCAGGCTGGCATTGACTCTAGCACAGAGGATCTTCGTATGAAAAACATGAGGCTTGGACTCAAGATCGGCATAGGCTTCGGGTGCCTGATTCTAATCGCTTGCGCTCTCGGTCTCCTCGGCGTCTTCAACATGTACAGTGTGGAAAAAACTTCCGAGACACTTTCAAGTCAATACATTCCCGAAACGGGTATCGCCAACGAAATCGAGCGCACATCCTTGCTCACCATGTACGCCATGCGCGGCTATTCCTTGAGCATGGAGCGGACGTACCGGGAGCAGGCCCAAAAGGAGTCCGAAAACGTGCGCCAGGCCCTGGCCAAGGCCCATGAGCTGTCGACCAAATACCCAGGGTTGGTGCGCCTCAAGGCCGATCTGCCGAAAGTTCAAAACGAGGTGGACGCCTACAATGGCCTGTCCGACAAGACGGAAAAACTGATCAACGCCCTTCTCGCCTCGCGCCAGAAGATGGACGCCGCGGCGGCGGAGTTCGTCGAGAGCGTGGAAACGCTCTCCGCGAGCCAACAGAAAAAGTTCGCCCAGGAGATTCAAACCCAGGCGGACTCGGCCCGCCTGGCCGAACGCCTCGGCAAGCTCGCCGACATCGAGGCGATCATCAAGATAGGCTTTGACATCCGGGTGAAGAACTTCAAGGCCCAGGCCGTCAATGACAAAAGCATCCGCGCCGAGGCGTTGCAAATGTTTCCCAAAGTGGAAGACGTCGTCGAACATCTCACCTCCGTCACGCGGCAAGAAGCGGACAAACAGGAAATCGGGCATGTGCGAAAGGCCCTGGCGGGCTACAAGAGCGCCATGATGGCCTTTGACACGAATACCGCCGCCCTGTCCGAACTTGGCGTCGAGCGCAACCAGCGGGCGGCCGAGATCGAAGAACTGGCCAAGGACATGGCCAAGGCGGGCATGACCAACACCCAGCGGCTGTCCGACGAGGCCGTGGCCGAGCTTGAGACGGCAAGCACCATCATGGTTTCCGGCCTCGTCGCCGCCCTGCTCCTTTGCATCGGCATCGCGCTCTCCCTGACCCGGACCATCACCCGGCCGATCCTGTCCAGCGCGGTCTTTGCCGACCGGGTGGCCGGCGGCGACCTCGACGGCGTGCTCGACATCCACCAGGGCGACGAGGTGGGCAAGCTCGCCGACAGCCTGCGCACCATGGTGGAACGGCTCAAGGAACGCATCCAGGAAGCCGACGCCCGCTCGGCCGAGGCGGCCGAGGAAGCGGCCAAGGCCAGGGAAGCCATGGACCGGGCCGAAGCGGCCCAGCGCGACGCCACGGCCCAGCGCGACGCCATGCTGACCGCCGCCGGCACCTTGCAGGAGGTGGCCCAGAACACGGCCACCGCCTCGGAAGAACTCTCGGCCCAGATCGAACAGGCCAGCAACGGCGCGACCCAGCAATCCCACAGCGCGGCCGAGACCGCCACGGCCATGGAAGAGATGAACTCCACCGTGCTCGAGGTGGCCAAGAACGCCTCCATGGCCGCCGGCACCGCCGACCAGGCCAAGGAAAAGGCCCTGCGCGGCAAGGAGGTCGTGGGCGAGGTCGTGCGCGGCATCGACACGGTGCAAAACCACGCCCGGGAGTTGCAGCGCGACATGGAGACCCTCGGCGAACGGGCCAGCGGCATCGGCGCGATCATGAACGTCATCTCCGACATCGCGGACCAGACCAACCTGCTGGCCTTAAACGCCGCCATCGAGGCCGCCCGGGCCGGCGACGCCGGGCGCGGCTTCGCGGTCGTTGCCGACGAAGTCAGAAAGCTGGCCGAAAAGACCATGAACGCCACCAAGGAGGTGGGCGACGCGGTCACCGGCATCCAGCAGGGCGCGGCCGGCAACGTGGACAAGGTCAAGCGGACGGTGGAGACCATCGCGGACACGACGCAGCTCGCCAACCAGTCCGGGGAAGCGCTCAACGAAATCGTGTCCCTGGCCGACATGGTGGCGAGCCAGATTCAGTCCATCGCCACGGCCTCGGAGCAGCAATCGGCCACGAGCGAGGAGATCAACCGCAGCATCGACGACATCAACCGGATTTC
Proteins encoded:
- a CDS encoding HAMP domain-containing methyl-accepting chemotaxis protein, producing the protein MKNMRLGLKIGIGFGCLILIACALGLLGVFNMYSVEKTSETLSSQYIPETGIANEIERTSLLTMYAMRGYSLSMERTYREQAQKESENVRQALAKAHELSTKYPGLVRLKADLPKVQNEVDAYNGLSDKTEKLINALLASRQKMDAAAAEFVESVETLSASQQKKFAQEIQTQADSARLAERLGKLADIEAIIKIGFDIRVKNFKAQAVNDKSIRAEALQMFPKVEDVVEHLTSVTRQEADKQEIGHVRKALAGYKSAMMAFDTNTAALSELGVERNQRAAEIEELAKDMAKAGMTNTQRLSDEAVAELETASTIMVSGLVAALLLCIGIALSLTRTITRPILSSAVFADRVAGGDLDGVLDIHQGDEVGKLADSLRTMVERLKERIQEADARSAEAAEEAAKAREAMDRAEAAQRDATAQRDAMLTAAGTLQEVAQNTATASEELSAQIEQASNGATQQSHSAAETATAMEEMNSTVLEVAKNASMAAGTADQAKEKALRGKEVVGEVVRGIDTVQNHARELQRDMETLGERASGIGAIMNVISDIADQTNLLALNAAIEAARAGDAGRGFAVVADEVRKLAEKTMNATKEVGDAVTGIQQGAAGNVDKVKRTVETIADTTQLANQSGEALNEIVSLADMVASQIQSIATASEQQSATSEEINRSIDDINRISMEASEGMRQSAQAISGLAEQSSVLTRLIAEMRGGEAGGSARALPA